GACTCCACGGTATATGGGGACCCCCAAATATAGGAAGGGGAACAACCCACGAGCAAAACCTCCATCGCTTTGGATTGCATGCGCCCATTGCTCGTGTGcttcggcaatatagaaattacttttAGCGAGGTTGATTTGCTGCCCCGAGACTCCCTCATACCTGTCAAGGCACGCTCTAAGCCGACACAATGGTTTGCAGCTGCTTGAGTGAAAATAATGATATCATCGGCGTATGCTAAATGGCTGATTTCCATGCACCTCCTGGACGCTTTGAAGGTCATCTTTTTCTTGCCAAGAATAAGCTTGTCGAGGGCCCTGGAAAGGTAATCTGCGGCGATCACAAACAGTGCGGGGGAGATGGGATCTCCCTGTCTGAGCCCCCGAGTAGATTTGAAGAAGCCAGCTGGGGCGCCATTaataaggaccgagaaccaacaaAAACCAATGCATCTTTCAATGAGGTCAATCCAAGCAGCCAGAAAGCCCATGCGCCGAAGTACCTCGATCAGAAAACTCCATTGCACCCTATCATAGGCCTTGGCCATGTCGATCTTGATGGCCACATTCGGTGCTGGGGAACGCCTTGCTAATTCATGAAACATCTCTTGGGCGAGGAGGACGTTCTCGTGTAGGAGCCGACCCTTCACGAATACACTCTGGTTAGGGGAAATAACCTGAGGCAAAAAAAGACATTGCATAAGCTTATGGGCCGAAAGTCGGCCCATGTCTCGGGCGTGGCCTTCTTCGGGATAAGGACAATGTTTGTGGCCGTGACACTTCGAGGAAGGTATGCCCCAAGAAAAACTTGTTTGATGGCTTCCACCACATCCGTTCCAATGATCCCCCAATATGTTTGATAGAAGACGGCCGAGAAGCTGTCCAGACCTGGTGCACTATCCCCGGAGATGTCAAAAACCTCTTTCTTCACCTCCTCAGGGTTCAGTGGGTAGTGTAACTCCTCTAGCTCTGTTGAGGGGGGGAGTTGGTGAATTAGGTCAAGGTCCGAATCCTCAAGCACCGGGGTGTCCGGGGCAAGAAGGCTCCgaaagaactcaaccgccgagTGCCGAATCTACGTTTCTTCCGCAATCTCCCTGCCATCCACATTGATAGAGTGAATTCGGAGTCTAACTCTTttctgtttcacccagctttggtagaatctTGTATTCTTATCTCCATCTGCAAGCCACCTTAGTGCCGCCTTTTGCctccagaagtcctcctccatccggAGTAGGAGAATGTACTCGGTCATGTTCCACGGCATTTGGTCAGCCTCAAAATTGGCTTGAGCTTGCGTGATCCCTTCCTCCATTGCTTGGAGATTGGCGTGAATGTTGccaaaaacctccttgttccaAGCCTTAATGGCCTTTTTGCTCCTAGCTTAGTTTGGAGATTTAAGAGCCCACTCGCCCCGGTCGGTTGAGCCTAAATATCTTGAACAAGCTGCAAAAAGCCGTCGTGCCAGACCCACATATTTTGGAACCGGAAGGCACTACCCCTCGAGGGCGGCCTCGGCATCGTACACCTCGCAAGTATCGGACCATGATCTGAGGATACCCTTGGGAGATTAGTCACCCTCGTTACCTCAAACGCATTTGTCCATGCCTCATTGACAAGCAACCTGTCCAACCTTTCAAACAGGCCATTTTTAGCCCAAGTGAATTCTGCACCATCAAACCCAGGGTCCAGAAGCCTACAGTCTTCAATGGCTTCggcaaaatcaatcatctctGCTTGCCGATTGGTTTCACTACCAACCCTGTCTTCGTGTGCAAGGATCGTATTAAAATTCCCTCCAATCAGCCACGGTGTTCCTTCCATCCGGGTTGATATCTCCTCAATTTATCCCACAGGGGATGTCGCTCCAATCTATTGCATTTAGCATATACCACCGAGATGGAAATATAGTTCGCCATGCGTTGCGAAGTTAGCCTTCCATGTAGGACTTGGTCCAAATCCTCCTCAATGATGAAGTTGGCTCCCTCCTCGGCAAATACCCATATCTTGCCGGACATATTTGATCCTTTAAATTTTAATCCCAGCGCCTTAGAGTACCGATCCGGGTCGGGATTAGTAAGTGGCTCCATTATAGCAAGAAACATGACATTATAACACTtattagtctttttaggacgttttgggtcggCGCATTAGCGACTCTCctagcgttccaaaacatgaggttGTAAGATATGATTAACAAGGAAGGGGCGTACCCGGAAGgattgaaggccctccttggaaTATGACGATCTGATGGTCATCCTCCCTCGTGTGCGTGCCGGCATCAATTTGTAACGGGGTGTCCTTGGGTTGTGCACCAACGGTTTGGATATCCAGTTCCACCGCATCCATCTCGCCACAACCTTCGACATCCAATTCCCCATTGGCCATGAGCGAGTAATACTTGTTTGTGCTCATAACATTGCCCATCCACTCGTCTCCACTCCTTCCATGGTTTGATGTGGGATATCGCCATCTCCATCTCGATCCCCCTCGTGACCCTCCTCGGGAGGTCGAAGCCAACTGACGAGTTGTGTCTTCATGTTCCCACGGCACATCCATTGATACCTCATCTTTCGATCTGGATCGGCTCTGCCCCATTGAAAATTTAGTGGCGGCTTCCTCACCTCGAACCGAACTAGTGCTAAGTTGGCCTTTTCCAAGCCCGTCATCTTCGTGAAGGTCCCCCACAATGTCTGGGCCCTCCCAAACCTGTTCCTCCCTTTTTTCCCCATTCGGCCTATCTTTCGGGGG
This DNA window, taken from Salvia splendens isolate huo1 chromosome 18, SspV2, whole genome shotgun sequence, encodes the following:
- the LOC121776767 gene encoding uncharacterized protein LOC121776767, whose amino-acid sequence is MEGTPWLIGGNFNTILAHEDRVGSETNRQAEMIDFAEAIEDCRLLDPGFDGAEFTWAKNGLFERLDRLLVNEAWTNAFEVTRVTNLPRVSSDHGPILARCTMPRPPSRGSAFRFQNMWVWHDGFLQLVQDI